The DNA segment CGTAGTATCGTAGCTCCATACCATCGTACGTACGCCGCATGATTCACCCATTATTACAGTCGGTGTCATACGTGCAGGGGTTTGTGATGCATTTGACCCCGAGCTACTAGGATGATGCTGTGGcgattgctgctgttggtgatTATGAGGagaatgttgttgttgctgctgctgcgtttgTTGTTGATGCGTGTGGTGGGGAGATAATATCTGACTTCTTATAGGTGGCAAAGGACCACCTATAACTTCTGGTTTTACGCCATTAATTCGGTGAGGTGTCATAACTCCGGAAGATACTACTGCAGTTCCAGATAATGCTGCGGGACTTGGCCATACCATGCGATGACTTGGTTTTTGGtgatgctgttgatgttgttgctgatgctgttgatgttgttgctgatgttgttgctgctgttgctgttgctgttgctgttgctgttgctgttgctgttgctgttgctgttgctgttgctgttgctgttgctgctgctgctgctgctgctgctgctgctgctgctgctgctgctgctgctgctgctgctgctgctgctgctgctgctgctgctgctgctgctgctgctgctgctgctgctgctgctgctgctgctgctgctgctgctgctgctgctgctgatgctgctcctgctgctgctgctgctgctgctgttgttgttgttttggttgttgacTTAATAAcgcatttgtttcatttttcacaCGAAACAATAAAGCAGTATCACGAATCGGATTACGCATCGACAGACAACCAACCGTGGATGCAAACGAAGACGTGGTTGTAGGTAGATTGTTTGTTGTGAAATTCCCAGCTGGACTTAATGCACCAACATTAATAGTTCTTCCTATCGATGGAGGTTGATGCTGAAGGTGGAATTGCTGTTGATGTATCGATGATGCATGCTCGCGTTTGACAATCACCTGAGGTTTTTGTGTACCACACGATGAACCCATGGGCACAGGACTGTTTGGGTGACGGTATGAAATAGATTGATGCGGAGATATCGGTGGTTGCATCGGGCCCATTTGGTTAACATTTCCCATTGGTCCTGGACTGGCGGACTGACGTATAATTGCCGCATGAGAAAGAGCTACGGAACCGGACGAATTTGGTGATTTTAAACCGCTGCTTGCACTACGTTCACGTTTTATAATTAGCTGTTGGGCATTATGAACCTCCGAAAAACTTGTGTGAACAGTGCGATGGTTGTTCTgcacaatcaaatgttttTGTTGACGTTCCTTTTTTATGCGAATCTGTTGGTGCATTGCTTGCAACATTTGTTGTTGCGTTATAAttacatgctgctgctggctagAGTTATTAGGCACTGCGCTACTAATGTTTCCAGCACAGGCTATAACTTGACTAGAAATAATCTTTGAAGGTAATCCACCAACTTCAGTGAATGATTTTTGAGGATGAAAGGATAACGACAATGAGGATTCCTCTGAGGCGGTAGTGTTAGTGGCAGTGTTAATCGTAGTGGTAGTGTCACTGAACGTTGAAGAGTCTATCCTCAACGGTGATATGATGTTCTGCCTACTTTTATGATCATCATTCATTTCGTTTCCATCTCTTTGATTACGATTTGAAATTCCAGTATTTTTATTAGAGtcgttgtaaaaaaaattttGGTCACTTGATACGATGATGGAGTTGGGTATCGATGAACACGAAGAAAATATCGATGATGTAGATGCCGATGTGGATGACGATAGTGTGGATAAACACGGTGATTCTGTCAACTTTGTGGAAAGAGGTGGCAACGATTGCTGCTTCCGCATTCCTAGTGTTACCAGAGTCGTAGCTGCTGCCGCTACAGCAGCTGCAGCCGTCGCTGTGTTTCCCGTGCTATTACCTTGCGGGTTTGAGAggttattgtttttcattCGTGATAACGGGGGAGTAACAAGGACCGTTGCATGATGTTGTGTTTGATCACTACTAAACAAAGTTCTGACGTTGTCAGTGCATGGGTTTATTGCAGTATCGCTTGCAGCCACTCCGTTTTGTGCTTTCGTACAATCTATATcattttccacaccaacactcTCCTCGTCGTATTGCTGGTGTAGCGACTCAATGGATTTTATTAGTATTGCATTGGTGGTTTTACTACTAGCGCCACTATCTATGTGACATGTTGTTGTAGTGGTAGGGACAGCACACCGAATGTTGTTAGTATTATGGCCGGTATGTATTTTGATACTGGGAGCGCTATCTAATCGTACATAGTTGCTATTGTCGAGAACGTTGTCACAAATACTGCTACTATTTCTCTGTTCTTTAGTACTCTTCGATGTAGTTGTAAAATTGATCGGAGGATTGACCGAACGAGGTCGTTGTTCATCAGCTACAGAACGTATAACACTAGCAGCGGATAGGTTTGATGCACTGCTCTGACCACCATTTATACCGTCTGTGTGTTCCTCTGTGAACACATCTGGTGAACAGTCGGGGGACACTATATTACTACTCTCATACGCATCGTCCTTCAGATTAATGGTATTTAGTACAGTAGCGTTGTCATACCTGTttattgttgcttttgttgatGGTTTTGAAAGCAAAGTGTCTGTTGCTGCTAGATTGCTACCGTCTGATTCATAGCTGGTGAGAATATCCCCTTCTTCCTGACCACGGCATGCATTTCTATCCTTTAATTCGTTTCCATTCAAACAATTTGCATGGTAATTGCTGGTGATTTGTAAATCAACATTTTCGTTAATACCAGCACTATTGCTACCGCCATCATTTGCAGATGTTTGTATACCACTAGCGGTGGAGCACACTTGCTCTTGTTCTTCATCTACACTTGATGGCGAAGTTGGTGACGAAGTTAAGGCGTCAGGTGGATCCTTTTGCAGCCCATCTTCGCTGATTTCCATCAAACGGCCCTTTTGTGGCAGGCCTAGATGCGCAGGCTGCTGATCACACATCTTCGGTGACACAGGCTGCAGAAGGTCTGGTGACGATGTGCTCGTTTCAGCAATGGATTCGCCGTCGCTGCTACATCGTGAGTCAACTTTTCGTCTCTTTAGTTTCAAATCTTGAAATAGGCTCATTTTATCGAGCTCGCTGTATGGTCCACGGCTCAGTGTCATAATTCCTGGAACATAGtaacaacagaaacaaaaaagacaacaTGATTAGACAACGTTTTGTAGCTGCAGGCTTTATGTATTATTAccataattttaaaacaggACAAGTATAAAGTACAAGacagaaaaaatatttaattgatatattttatataaataacTTGATTATGCGACACTTGTTGCCTACACTTATGCAATGTTGAGAGATTGTTTAAAttagatatttaaaaaaaagcattctatttttatttgaatgctTTTTTGGACGAACCTGCAAGATTAATTTATGGAGATGATTTATTCTTTTTAGCACTGCTCTGGCATTCTACTTCTTTAATTtactaatttaaaaaaatcagagAAAAGATAACTGTTTCGATTTTATTCCAGCAGACAAAATAAAATCTACATGTTTATTGATAAAGAATAGacaacaattttattttaaacattttactgGATTATAATTTTCggtgttttatttaaatttactcTTCGTTGATTGTGCATTTCAAGATTTACTTTATCTTTACAACACATAATTTGACAGTTTTACGTAAATTTTACTGTACTAAAAATTATGTACATACTCAGTATTTAAGCATATATGCTACAGAAGATAATCTCATCCACAATTCATTTAACTTTCATCTTCATACGAAGGCGGAGAAGGCGAATTGAACGTGTTCAAATTTACTTGTTTAGATGTGGCATTACAGTCGGAAATTGTACTAACAACCAGCTGCAGCTAAAAGTCTAGTCGGCAATTTGTGATAGAACTAACCTGCCCTAACAATTAATCCAATTACCGACAGCTAACCATACAACGATGCGTTGAAAAATGGCATGTTTCCCGACCTACATCCAAAACGCcaagaatatatttttggaaatttgatgtgtgtgaatgtataCCTCTACTAAACCATTCCAAATGTGCGGAAACGTTATCGTCATTGCTGATATTGACGTTACTATAATATTACTAATTTCGATGACAACTTGCGCTTGCATATATTTGGGAGATAATGGTATTTGATTTAATACTTATGcagtttttttgcattttcaaatCTAGTGTTTTTGAATAGCTCCAATCACtaaactgtgtttttttatcgttccTAATgaagtattgttttaaaaacgtGTTCCGTCACGTCATCTTTTACTCCTCTTTTACACAAACGGGAATAGCATTTGTCATATTGCATGTcttatttatata comes from the Anopheles coluzzii chromosome 2, AcolN3, whole genome shotgun sequence genome and includes:
- the LOC120961214 gene encoding hormone receptor 4-like translates to MTSLGIMTLSRGPYSELDKMSLFQDLKLKRRKVDSRCSSDGESIAETSTSSPDLLQPVSPKMCDQQPAHLGLPQKGRLMEISEDGLQKDPPDALTSSPTSPSSVDEEQEQVCSTASGIQTSANDGGSNSAGINENVDLQITSNYHANCLNGNELKDRNACRGQEEGDILTSYESDGSNLAATDTLLSKPSTKATINRYDNATVLNTINLKDDAYESSNIVSPDCSPDVFTEEHTDGINGGQSSASNLSAASVIRSVADEQRPRSVNPPINFTTTSKSTKEQRNSSSICDNVLDNSNYVRLDSAPSIKIHTGHNTNNIRCAVPTTTTTCHIDSGASSKTTNAILIKSIESLHQQYDEESVGVENDIDCTKAQNGVAASDTAINPCTDNVRTLFSSDQTQHHATVLVTPPLSRMKNNNLSNPQGNSTGNTATAAAAVAAAATTLVTLGMRKQQSLPPLSTKLTESPCLSTLSSSTSASTSSIFSSCSSIPNSIIVSSDQNFFYNDSNKNTGISNRNQRDGNEMNDDHKSRQNIISPLRIDSSTFSDTTTTINTATNTTASEESSLSLSFHPQKSFTEVGGLPSKIISSQVIACAGNISSAVPNNSSQQQHVIITQQQMLQAMHQQIRIKKERQQKHLIVQNNHRTVHTSFSEVHNAQQLIIKRERSASSGLKSPNSSGSVALSHAAIIRQSASPGPMGNVNQMGPMQPPISPHQSISYRHPNSPVPMGSSCGTQKPQVIVKREHASSIHQQQFHLQHQPPSIGRTINVGALSPAGNFTTNNLPTTTSSFASTVGCLSMRNPIRDTALLFRVKNETNALLSQQPKQQQQQQQQQQQEQHQQQQQQQQQQQQQQQQQQQQQQQQQQQQQQQQQQQQQQQQQQQQQQQQQQQQQQQQQQQQQQQQQQQQQQQQQQQQQHQQQHQQHQQQHQQHHQKPSHRMVWPSPAALSGTAVVSSGVMTPHRINGVKPEVIGGPLPPIRSQILSPHHTHQQQTQQQQQQHSPHNHQQQQSPQHHPSSSGSNASQTPARMTPTVIMGESCGVRTMVWSYDTTLQKVHNTNSTNTVRSGSTDTDSVSGIATVGSNNAGNNLGTQLQHHPQQQLTHHQHSQNQQNANTSNSSSSEIIDNSNSNNSSHNTVSQNSNNEEAAHLLLSLGQSVVPNTSPTAAAVTVAAAAVVAGHTQSWQGTNHVRTNLPLNMERLWAGDYAQFSSTGSQQQQQALNLTSQQQQQQQNISWSLSGTGSAGGPKKEILDDMPPDDDDQPLVCMICEDKATGLHYGIITCEGCKGFFKRTVQNRRVYTCVADGTCEITKAQRNRCQYCRFKKCIEQGMVLQAVREDRMPGGRNSGAVYNLYKVKYKKHKKSNLKSNTTKLQQGSGAIGAAITNLSDIGVGAGGSLQLGSGIGSVGIAESPKSSNAYQHAHLSTHLQHHHLPSTTSPALVKSESMNLNLMNGTILKTALTNPSEIVHLRHRLDNAVSSSKDRSISYEQALNMIHTLIDCDAMEDIATLPHFSEFLADKSEIGDKLCNIGDSIVHKLVSWTRKLPFYTDIPVEIHTKLLTDKWHEILVLTTAAYQAMHGKKNISVTQTQSAGLVLTPDKNDPEFTEEITAHLNTLQSCLTTLMGHPISIEQLKIDVGQMVEKMTQITIMFRRIKLKMEEYVCLKVYILLNTEVELESIQERYVQVLRSYLQHTVPHNPNRLSDLLAHIPEIQTAASLLLESKMFYVPFVLNSANIR